From the genome of Natronococcus sp. CG52:
TGGGCCAGTTGTGGCTCCTCGAGGAGGTCCGCGACCGAGAGGAAGTCACGAATGAGGTCACCGTTAGTCCGATTCGAGTGCGTGACATGGTTTCGGTCCTGATTACAGTTTACAGCAAGCAGTAAAGGGTGTTTGGACCACTTCGCCGGTATCGAGACAGGATGATCCTTTTGACGAGCAACTGAATTGGCCTTGAATACCGTCGCGACTATCGTCTCATCGACCGGGTATTGCTCTGATTGGAAGCCGTCAAAATCAACGAGGAGTACGTCTTCGGACACGATGACGAGGAGTACTTCGGATCCGGGTGGAACGGGCTGCTCGTCGTCCAGGATCTGCAACGAGAGACTGCGTCGCTCGAGGAACAGGCCGAAAGCGAGATCAAGGTACTGCAGGCCGCCGAACTCGAAGACCAGCTAGCACAGGTCCTCGAGCGAAAACTGTGACTACAGCTCTAATTCAGGAGCGCCTCAAATGCTGGTGTGGAACCAACATAGAAGTCGTCCGTCCCTCAGAATCCACTGATCAAGACAAATCTCGAATCACTTCTCAATGGAACTGTCGTACATCTCTCCGAACGCCTGTTCGCCGCGGATCAGTTCGTCTACGCCTTCTGTAAGTGTGACCTCTCCGAAGACCGTCGCTCGATAGTAGGTGTACAACCCATCCTGTCCCCGTTCGGTGCGTTGTCGCTTCTCAACGAGACTTACATCAAGAAGTTTGTTGAGGTGGTAGTGAAGGGTACTATCGTCGATCTGCATTGCCTCCTCAAGCTCCTTTGGACTCATCTCTCCGCCGTGAACGAGTCGGTAGAGGATCTCGTACCGTGTCCGATGACCAACGGCAGCATGCATCTCGAGGTATTCATCCAGAGAGAGGATGCTGTCGTTGGGCAACAACTCCTCCGGATCATCTGGGAAGTCCCCATTAGCAGCGCGAGAATTCGTAGCCATCTTGCTTCGAAAGACGAGCGGGAGACTCTTAGTCGTTGTCAAGCCAGTACTTCCCGGAAACACCGTTCTTTATATACTCTCGAAGAAGAGCAAACTCCATGGAAATTACACGAGATCGAATCACCGATCAGCTGGGGGACGTCAAATACGATCGCTTCCTGTTCTATCTGATGGGCCCGTACAAGTCGTTCAATCTCAACTATATCCTGAGCGAAGAGGAGCGCCAAGAGATCGATATCGACGATCTTCCGGGACCGCTTCGGAGGCTCTTTCAGAACAAAGCCGACATCGACGAGGCACAGGCACTCTTGCGGCGAATACAAGGGGAGCTTCGAACTACGCCCGGAGTAAACGCGTTTCTGGCTCTCGACGTCGATGTGGATACGGATGATGTGGATGCAGTGACCCAGAGTATCGAGTACACCCGGTGTAGCAATGGCACCGCGTTCATCGTTCCCTTTCTTGGGCACAATTTCGGTGTCGGTGAGGAAGCTGGAAGCATCCTTGCCACTCTCGCAGAAACCCACGGTGACCGGCTTGTCTTCGTTCATGAAGACAATGTAACAAGTGCTATGATTCGGTCGGCAAAAGTACGGTGGGATCTGCGGATCGAAACATACGACACTGAGGCTGAACTCGTCGACACCCTCCGGCGGTTCGTAGGCGAGATTATGCAACGTGAGCACCGCGGCGGTCTCGATCACCTGCAGTGAGCGTCATATACTCAGGTACTGCAGGCCGCCGAACTCGAGAACTAGCTAGTATCGGTCCTCAAGCGAAAATTGGGATTCGATGGCTGCCCTGAGTGAAGAGGGATTATGCACTAAGATAGAAATTCACCCTCTGGATAGAGCACTATCTTAAATATATTATTGCACAACACGTGAACAACACGATATCGAGTCGACTCTTGAACTCTTCAAGCCGAGACTCATTACGAACTAGGTGACACGCCATACACCTGGTCTATCGACTCATCGTAGAGTTCGTCAATAGTTGCGATCAACTCCTCGTTCTCAACGACCAAGTCAACGAACGCGTCCTGTAGTGCTGCAACATACGCGTCAAAGAAGCCCTCATAAGCGTCGACATCGATATCGTACGTCGCCTCTATCATATTCCGCTTATTGCCTGTGACCTCCGCAGACGATGGGAGCAGATCATCAACCACAGACTCATTCTCGTAAAACGAACCCGCGAACGTATCGATAAACGCCTGATCATTCGCGCCCATATTTCGGAAATACACCTTCAATGTTTGCTCACCAACCGCGAGATCCCGTGGGCAGTACACGAGGTTTCCGATGAATACGGCTACCGTGTCTCCGAGGCAGGTGAGGACCAGTTCGTACTGGGACCGAAGAACGCACGGGTCTCCTTTCGGGACCTCGAGGAATTTCTGAACCGCTGAGAGCCCCATGACAACGTCCCAACGACCAGCTACGGCTACGCTTACGTATCGAGAAACGACCGTCTCAGGGTGATATAGATGTGGTCGTACAGCCAGACGGTCGCAATCTTCTGTGCGAATGCCGTGACCCTCGAGTGGTCAGCTGGACCGATCCACCCAGACCCAATTGCAAACGTCATCGTGAACACACTCGTGATGATCGCCGGGGCACTCGTTGTTGCCCATGCGATGACGGTCGGGTAGCCGATGACGGACGCCTGCCAGATCGGTGAGCTGGTCCTCGAGATGGCTGAGGCCAAGTCCATGCCTGAGCCGCTCACAGAGGAGTACAGCGACCGGGTCCAATTGGCAGTTGTCGTCTACGAGTCGCTCGAGTTCACAGCTGACCACACGAAAGTTGCTGAGTCTTCGATATCGATCCCGATCTACTCGACGAAGCTGCCTCCGACTACGAGTGGCACAGGTTTCGCAAATATCATCGTTAGACAATTGTCAAGCTATAGCCCCCAAATCCAGTTCCGAATTGACAGCCATAGATTATCATCACAAAAATATTGAAGACGCTGTAATTGGTATGTTGTACCATGAGCCCTACTATCACACTTGAGCCGGTTGAAGATATCCCCTCTGATTCCCGAGTTTGTCACTACGATGAGCTGGCCGAAGACGCGAAGGAAGAGTTCCCGATCCTCACCGAAAACATCGACGTCTCTGTCGACAGTACAATTGCGAATGGACTCCAGGAGTGTGACCTCGTGAAATACACTGACTACTACAAGGTCTCCATTGGTTAATCCACGTACTGTGACTCCCACTCTCGACGTTCCTCAATTGCGGTTTGCCCTGCGTCGTTGATGTCGTAGTAATTCGTCCGGCGACCGATTCCTCCAGAATTTTATCCAGCGGACCGACTAATTGCTCTTTTCACTCGTCGGGCAGTTCGTCTCGAGGCGCCTTCGACGACACAGCATCGCGGAATTCCTTCCGTTCACGTTCGCCATCCAACTGTTCAAGCACGCACCCAGTGGTGCCCTCCATCGCCCCCAGTTTGGTTGCGACGGAGATATTGCGATCCAATATTCTTTGCCGCGTTGTAGTTGGTGTGGTATTCTTCCAGTCACCAACCATTCAATGGAAGGATCATATAAATATATAAACGTATTAGATATATTTATATACGAATTAATCTGATTGTTAGATTGAATGTCATTTAGAAGACTCATTGCTTGTTTTTCGCAGTGCTGATGGTGATGTCGTTAGTCACTACACCAGCTTTAGCAGGTTCACCAAGCGATCCTGCTCGCGATGAACAAGTCACGTCGACTCTTGGACAAGGTGCTAATGATGGTCCACCAGGAAATGGAAATGAACCGCCAGGCCACGAACGTGGAGCTGATGCAAACGTTACTATTCCCACGATAGAGGAGAATACAACGGTCGAATTACTCTTAGATAGCCGAGATCAACTCGAGGAACTCGACATCGAAGACGAGGAGGCTGCACAAATTCGAAACGAAAGTATCGAAGCGATCGAGGCGTCAGCCGAGACGTATCGTGAGCAGGTATTTGCAGATTCCAAGGTCACCTTCGAACATCAGAACGATACCATAGCTGCTCTCGAGGAGTTGCACGAGGTCGTTACTGGGGACGACGAGCAGACCGTCGATCGTGCGAAAGCAAATGTTCTGGAAGCAAGCAACGTGAGCGCGCGTCTTGCGACGCTCAACGCGTATGAAACGGTCTACGAGTCTGAAGAGGAGTTCCGGAATCCTGGCCAACGACAAAGTGCCGGGAGTGGACTCGGCAACGCTGTAAACGCAATCGAGCGTGGTGATAACGCCGAAGCGACCGATGCGGTAACCCATTACCGCAACGCCTGGGAGCATGCGGAGCGGTCACTCGACGTCGTCGAGAAGAACACTGATCCCGAACTCACGCTCACGCAGGGACCCGCATTCGAAGAGAATGACACAGTGACTACACCAGTCTACATTTCTCTCTCGGATGTTCGCCCGTATACGTACGAGAATGCCAAGGTGAGTATCGACGACGGCGACCCCAGAATCGTTGACTTCACAGCTGATCCGGTTGCAGGCGGTGTTGCTACAGGGAGCATTACGATCGAGTTCGATTCTGAACTCGAGAACCGGACGATCACCGTTGAAACCACCTCGACACGTGATTCCGATAGAAGTGTCACAGAGACACTCGAGATTCACGTCGACGAAGACGACATTATCTCCGAACGTCCCGATCCCGACGAGTACAACGAGATCTCGG
Proteins encoded in this window:
- a CDS encoding winged helix-turn-helix domain-containing protein, which translates into the protein MATNSRAANGDFPDDPEELLPNDSILSLDEYLEMHAAVGHRTRYEILYRLVHGGEMSPKELEEAMQIDDSTLHYHLNKLLDVSLVEKRQRTERGQDGLYTYYRATVFGEVTLTEGVDELIRGEQAFGEMYDSSIEK
- a CDS encoding DUF7509 family protein; translated protein: MEITRDRITDQLGDVKYDRFLFYLMGPYKSFNLNYILSEEERQEIDIDDLPGPLRRLFQNKADIDEAQALLRRIQGELRTTPGVNAFLALDVDVDTDDVDAVTQSIEYTRCSNGTAFIVPFLGHNFGVGEEAGSILATLAETHGDRLVFVHEDNVTSAMIRSAKVRWDLRIETYDTEAELVDTLRRFVGEIMQREHRGGLDHLQ